Proteins found in one Saccharopolyspora phatthalungensis genomic segment:
- a CDS encoding acyl-CoA synthetase, giving the protein MSERLPIARRAMNLGELLVQAARRHGDRDAVVSGDRRWTWRELHADVGALAAELRAAGVGSGDAVLVHSPNHVELIQAMFACWFAGAVLVPTNFRLTPTEVVGLAEVSRPVAWIGHADYPEHAQAVAEAVPGLRLRLRLAGDGDDSVAAAVARRRAEAVRPALVGRDDPCWYFFTSGTSGRPKAAVLGHDQMGFVVTNHLCDLMPGTDHRDASLAVAPLSHGAGIHFITQVARAAKTVLPAADHFDPAEVWRLVETERVSNLFTVPTILKRLVEHPEVRLRDHSSLRYVIYAGAPMYRSDQLRALEELGPVLVQYYGLGEVTGNITVLPPDQHDRPLPDGVDFGSCGVARVGMQISIQDDTGRELPAGQQGEICVCGPAVFQGYLNNPEANAASFRDGWFRTGDLGILDAEGFLYITGRVSEMYISGGSNIHPREIEEKILAHPDITEAAVIGVPDPDWGEVGIAVVVPRPGGELTATALRDWLAPKLSRYKLPKQLLFWEELPKSGYGKIAKRAIRDRLAAERAETT; this is encoded by the coding sequence GTGAGCGAGCGACTGCCGATCGCGCGGCGCGCGATGAACCTGGGCGAACTGCTGGTCCAAGCCGCGCGACGGCACGGCGACCGCGACGCAGTGGTCAGTGGTGACCGGCGGTGGACCTGGCGCGAGCTGCACGCCGACGTCGGTGCCCTGGCCGCCGAACTCCGCGCGGCGGGTGTGGGGTCCGGGGACGCGGTGCTGGTCCACTCCCCCAACCATGTCGAGCTGATCCAGGCCATGTTCGCGTGCTGGTTCGCCGGTGCGGTGTTAGTGCCGACAAACTTCCGGCTGACGCCGACCGAGGTCGTCGGCCTCGCCGAGGTGTCTCGGCCGGTCGCCTGGATCGGGCACGCCGACTACCCGGAGCACGCGCAGGCTGTCGCCGAGGCGGTGCCGGGGCTGCGGCTCCGGCTGCGCCTCGCCGGCGACGGCGACGATTCGGTCGCCGCTGCGGTCGCGCGGCGTCGTGCCGAAGCGGTCCGGCCGGCGCTGGTCGGGCGGGACGACCCGTGCTGGTACTTCTTCACCTCCGGCACCAGCGGCCGCCCGAAGGCCGCGGTGCTCGGCCACGATCAGATGGGTTTCGTGGTCACCAACCACCTCTGCGACCTGATGCCCGGAACCGACCACCGGGACGCGTCGCTAGCGGTGGCACCGCTGTCGCACGGGGCCGGGATCCACTTCATCACGCAGGTCGCGCGTGCCGCCAAGACCGTGTTGCCCGCCGCCGATCATTTCGACCCGGCGGAGGTCTGGCGGCTGGTGGAAACCGAGCGGGTCTCCAACCTTTTCACCGTCCCGACGATCCTGAAGCGGCTGGTCGAGCATCCGGAAGTGCGGCTGCGCGACCACAGCAGCCTGCGCTACGTCATCTACGCCGGGGCGCCGATGTACCGCTCGGACCAGCTGCGCGCGCTGGAGGAACTCGGCCCGGTGCTGGTGCAGTACTACGGCCTTGGTGAGGTCACCGGCAACATCACCGTGCTGCCGCCGGACCAGCACGACCGCCCACTGCCCGACGGCGTGGACTTCGGCAGTTGCGGTGTGGCACGGGTTGGCATGCAGATCAGCATCCAGGACGACACCGGCCGGGAACTGCCGGCCGGGCAGCAGGGCGAGATCTGCGTGTGCGGACCCGCGGTGTTCCAGGGCTATCTGAACAATCCGGAGGCCAACGCCGCATCGTTCCGCGATGGCTGGTTCCGCACCGGCGACCTCGGCATTCTCGACGCGGAAGGGTTCCTCTACATCACCGGCCGCGTCTCGGAGATGTACATCTCGGGCGGCTCCAACATCCATCCGCGCGAGATCGAGGAGAAGATCCTCGCGCACCCCGACATCACCGAGGCAGCGGTGATCGGCGTGCCGGATCCGGACTGGGGCGAGGTCGGGATCGCGGTGGTCGTGCCGCGACCGGGCGGTGAGCTGACCGCGACGGCGCTGCGCGACTGGCTGGCGCCGAAGTTGTCCCGCTACAAGCTGCCGAAACAGCTGCTCTTCTGGGAGGAACTGCCCAAGTCCGGGTATGGCAAGATCGCCAAGCGAGCCATCAGGGACCGGCTTGCGGCCGAACGGGCGGAGACGACATGA
- a CDS encoding SDR family NAD(P)-dependent oxidoreductase, with product MVNRLDAKTAIVFGAGASAVKAPEGCVSNGFATAVTFAKHGARVVAVDRDEAALQGTSQVIMAAGGECSPVVADVTDEAQVAAAIDGAVHIYGRLDIVHNNVGVTRLGGPTELSEQDWTSAFDINVTSVFRACKHAIPHLLVRGGAIINVSSLASIRWTGYPYPAYSASKAAVNQLTQSLALQYADKGIRVNAILPGLIHTPLIYQQLAGEHGDTVTMRAERDANSPTGRMGSAWDVANAALFLASDEAAYVNGVALPVDGGLHAKAA from the coding sequence ATGGTCAACAGGCTCGACGCGAAAACGGCGATCGTCTTCGGTGCCGGCGCGAGCGCGGTCAAAGCACCGGAAGGCTGCGTCAGCAACGGATTCGCCACCGCCGTCACCTTCGCCAAGCACGGCGCACGCGTAGTCGCGGTGGACCGCGACGAGGCCGCGCTGCAAGGCACCTCTCAGGTGATCATGGCGGCAGGCGGCGAGTGCAGTCCGGTGGTCGCTGACGTGACCGACGAGGCGCAGGTCGCCGCCGCGATCGACGGTGCGGTCCACATCTACGGCCGCCTGGACATCGTCCACAACAACGTCGGCGTGACGAGACTGGGCGGGCCGACGGAGTTGTCGGAGCAAGACTGGACGAGCGCCTTCGACATCAACGTCACCAGCGTGTTCCGCGCCTGCAAGCACGCCATACCGCACCTGCTGGTGCGCGGTGGCGCGATCATCAACGTCTCGTCGCTGGCGTCGATCCGCTGGACCGGCTATCCGTACCCGGCCTATTCCGCGTCGAAGGCGGCGGTCAACCAACTGACCCAGTCGCTGGCGTTGCAGTACGCCGACAAGGGAATCCGGGTCAACGCGATCCTGCCCGGCCTGATCCACACGCCGCTGATCTACCAGCAGCTGGCCGGGGAACATGGCGACACCGTGACGATGCGCGCGGAGCGCGACGCGAACAGCCCGACCGGCCGGATGGGTTCGGCCTGGGATGTCGCCAATGCCGCGCTGTTCCTCGCCTCCGACGAGGCCGCCTACGTCAACGGTGTGGCCTTGCCGGTGGATGGCGGTCTGCACGCGAAAGCCGCCTGA
- a CDS encoding adenosylhomocysteinase, which produces MTVEVFERAQLDSYFGRIAGQFATDERAAAFLVTHLLPERPAFVRGVGQITDLRAVLPKPKSISESAIRQIESDGFSCDRLTRELFSDPQRALDYLESRAAGCRTILLDVGGYFAPVLNDICERFSGQILGVVEDTENGHQRYAELKLPCPVVSVARSPLKDPEDYLVGQSVVFSAEALMRSRGDILHGRNALVIGFGKLGSSIARLLHAKGVHVTVHDIDPVRRTQALSQGFAVARECRHALRDAGLVLCATGRLSLRGEDFPQVRNGAYVATVTSSEDELELDGLTDVYDRTPVCDNITRYLTTGHYFYLLNKGNAVNFLHGASVGPFIFLVQAEILAASALLSRQNLEPGMHEASAHDRSTIAATWLDYFNR; this is translated from the coding sequence ATGACCGTGGAGGTATTCGAACGTGCGCAGCTCGATTCGTACTTTGGTCGCATCGCCGGGCAGTTCGCGACGGACGAGCGTGCGGCGGCATTCCTGGTAACGCATCTGCTGCCGGAACGCCCGGCTTTTGTTCGCGGCGTGGGGCAGATAACGGACCTCCGGGCGGTGCTGCCTAAACCGAAGTCAATCAGTGAATCGGCGATACGGCAGATTGAAAGCGACGGATTCTCGTGCGACCGGCTGACGCGGGAACTGTTCAGCGATCCGCAGCGGGCATTGGACTATCTCGAATCCCGTGCTGCCGGATGCCGCACGATTCTGCTGGACGTGGGCGGATATTTTGCACCCGTTTTGAACGACATATGCGAACGGTTCTCCGGGCAAATCCTCGGAGTCGTAGAGGACACCGAAAACGGGCACCAGCGGTACGCGGAGTTGAAACTGCCGTGTCCGGTCGTGTCCGTTGCACGGTCGCCACTGAAAGATCCGGAGGATTACCTAGTCGGTCAATCCGTGGTGTTCAGCGCGGAAGCACTCATGCGCAGCCGGGGGGACATCCTGCACGGCCGGAACGCCCTGGTGATCGGGTTCGGCAAGCTAGGTAGTTCGATAGCGCGGCTGCTGCACGCCAAAGGGGTGCACGTGACCGTGCACGATATCGACCCTGTGCGACGTACACAGGCACTTTCGCAGGGGTTCGCGGTCGCCCGCGAGTGTCGGCATGCACTGCGGGATGCTGGACTCGTGCTCTGCGCTACCGGTCGCCTGTCCCTGCGGGGTGAAGACTTCCCGCAAGTCCGTAACGGCGCATACGTCGCCACGGTCACTTCGTCTGAAGACGAATTGGAGCTGGACGGACTCACCGACGTTTACGACCGCACCCCCGTGTGCGACAACATCACGCGATACCTGACTACGGGGCACTACTTCTACTTGCTGAACAAAGGCAACGCAGTCAACTTCCTACACGGCGCAAGCGTCGGACCCTTTATCTTCCTGGTTCAAGCGGAAATTCTTGCCGCGTCGGCATTGCTTTCGCGGCAGAACTTGGAACCGGGAATGCACGAAGCAAGTGCACACGACCGATCAACCATCGCCGCTACGTGGCTCGACTATTTCAATAGGTGA
- a CDS encoding SDR family NAD(P)-dependent oxidoreductase → MGAVVVTGAAGGIGRAIADRFDGDRLALFDASQQVSTVADELDATHAEVLDVTDGAVVRTVIDEVAERFGGIDVMVNCAGTAHRTSFADTTAEEFMADVSTNMLGTFLCCQAAVFPYMEKARYGRLINIASISGKTGGTGPVHADGSGGRSGVAYASSKAGVINMTRWIAREVGRLGITSNVVAPGPIATQMTAGHAYDTSEIPAGRLGTPEEVADAVAWLATPGAGYVNGTVIDVDGGLTRA, encoded by the coding sequence ATGGGTGCGGTTGTGGTCACCGGAGCGGCGGGCGGCATCGGCCGAGCGATCGCCGACCGGTTCGACGGGGATCGGCTCGCGCTGTTCGACGCGAGCCAGCAGGTGAGCACGGTGGCCGACGAGCTCGACGCGACGCATGCCGAGGTGTTGGACGTAACGGACGGAGCGGTGGTCCGCACGGTCATCGACGAAGTGGCGGAACGCTTCGGCGGAATCGACGTGATGGTCAACTGCGCCGGTACGGCGCACCGCACTTCGTTCGCCGATACCACGGCGGAGGAGTTCATGGCGGATGTCAGCACCAACATGCTCGGCACGTTCCTGTGCTGCCAGGCGGCGGTATTCCCGTACATGGAGAAGGCCCGCTACGGCAGGCTGATCAACATCGCATCGATCTCCGGCAAGACCGGCGGTACGGGTCCGGTGCACGCCGACGGCTCTGGAGGCCGCTCGGGTGTCGCGTACGCCTCGTCGAAGGCGGGCGTCATCAACATGACCCGCTGGATCGCCCGCGAGGTAGGCCGCCTGGGCATCACCAGCAATGTGGTGGCCCCGGGCCCGATCGCCACCCAGATGACCGCCGGACACGCCTACGACACCAGCGAAATCCCGGCGGGCCGCCTGGGCACGCCCGAAGAGGTAGCGGACGCGGTGGCCTGGCTGGCCACCCCAGGAGCCGGCTACGTCAACGGCACGGTGATCGACGTCGACGGTGGCCTCACCAGAGCCTGA
- a CDS encoding MFS transporter gives MSESFPLETKSAAASVPRARWWRIGLLLFLIYTVAFADRQNISVAAPEMVKELHLSSTVLGVLLSAFFWGYVLTQVPGGMLANRIGPRWVIVGTLVVWGAAAIATGLVSGYYQLLAVRFAMGLAEGAVWPSFAVMFINWYPDSERGRAINFSEMALPISSIIMAPTAGWLIAAYNWETMFIVWGIPPLVLAAAFAYWGADHPDQDRFLSQEERRFLAERASTASREHGSFLEVLRSPMVWTFCLIYFLWITGLYSFGLWLPSLLSQLSSSGIAAVGVLSAIPFVLATVAMYLNARASDASPHQRARHVVLPMFLAGVTLLVQHVVTFGLLGNMILLIIAGIGLYAAFGPFWAWALQYIPRNQAGPAMGLINVAGNFGGIVGPLIVGAAAAGGAVANGFYVLGFFLLGAGLLAVATAVVAGRNNDAEVH, from the coding sequence ATGTCCGAAAGTTTTCCCCTAGAAACGAAGTCAGCTGCCGCATCGGTGCCACGGGCGCGCTGGTGGCGGATCGGTCTGCTGCTGTTCCTGATCTACACGGTGGCGTTCGCCGACCGTCAGAACATCAGCGTGGCCGCGCCCGAGATGGTCAAGGAACTTCACCTGTCCTCGACCGTGCTCGGCGTGCTGCTCTCGGCGTTCTTCTGGGGCTATGTGCTGACCCAGGTCCCCGGCGGCATGCTGGCCAACCGCATCGGCCCGAGGTGGGTGATCGTGGGCACGCTGGTGGTGTGGGGCGCCGCGGCGATCGCCACCGGCCTGGTGTCGGGCTACTACCAACTGCTGGCGGTGCGGTTCGCGATGGGCCTGGCCGAGGGCGCGGTGTGGCCGTCGTTCGCGGTGATGTTCATCAACTGGTATCCGGACTCGGAGCGGGGCCGGGCGATCAACTTCTCCGAGATGGCGCTGCCGATTTCGTCGATCATCATGGCGCCCACCGCGGGCTGGCTGATCGCGGCGTACAACTGGGAGACGATGTTCATCGTCTGGGGCATTCCGCCCCTGGTACTGGCCGCGGCGTTCGCCTACTGGGGTGCGGACCACCCCGACCAGGACCGGTTCCTGTCCCAGGAGGAGCGGCGATTCTTGGCCGAGCGGGCCTCCACCGCGTCTCGCGAGCACGGCTCGTTCCTGGAGGTTCTGCGCAGCCCGATGGTGTGGACGTTCTGCCTGATCTACTTCTTGTGGATCACGGGGCTGTACAGCTTCGGCCTGTGGCTGCCGAGCCTGCTGAGCCAGTTGTCGAGCAGCGGCATCGCAGCGGTGGGCGTGCTGTCGGCGATCCCGTTCGTACTGGCGACAGTGGCGATGTACCTGAATGCACGGGCATCGGATGCCAGCCCCCACCAGCGGGCTCGCCACGTCGTGCTGCCGATGTTCCTCGCGGGCGTGACCCTGCTGGTGCAGCACGTCGTGACGTTCGGGCTGCTGGGAAACATGATCTTGCTGATCATCGCGGGCATCGGCCTGTACGCGGCGTTCGGCCCGTTCTGGGCGTGGGCGCTGCAGTACATCCCGCGCAACCAGGCGGGCCCGGCGATGGGTTTGATCAACGTCGCAGGCAATTTCGGCGGCATCGTCGGTCCGCTGATCGTGGGCGCGGCGGCCGCGGGCGGCGCCGTCGCCAACGGTTTCTACGTGCTGGGTTTCTTCCTCTTGGGCGCGGGCCTGCTCGCGGTGGCGACCGCCGTGGTGGCAGGCCGGAACAACGACGCGGAGGTGCACTGA
- a CDS encoding NUDIX hydrolase, translating into MTITTEHISQALKAYLTNYPEHVDDVQVIADLIAEGVDITPRTEFRGHATAGAVLLNESGQVLHIRHRALGKWLRPGGHLEHGDESLCDAALRELDEETGIKPEAVTVIDDVPIHVDVHTIDANPEKGEPEHQHFDFRFLFRTTSAVGELQEAEVTGADWFPVDTLPGQGLRERVRAAVASRNS; encoded by the coding sequence ATGACAATCACGACTGAGCACATTTCGCAGGCACTAAAAGCGTACTTGACCAACTACCCGGAGCATGTCGACGACGTGCAGGTGATCGCTGACCTGATCGCCGAAGGTGTCGACATCACGCCCCGCACCGAATTCCGGGGGCACGCGACGGCGGGCGCTGTGCTGCTCAACGAATCCGGACAGGTCTTGCACATTCGTCACCGTGCGCTGGGCAAGTGGCTTCGGCCGGGTGGACACCTCGAACACGGAGACGAGTCGCTGTGCGACGCGGCATTGCGGGAACTCGACGAAGAGACCGGGATTAAGCCGGAAGCGGTCACCGTGATCGACGATGTGCCGATTCACGTGGACGTGCACACGATCGACGCAAACCCGGAAAAGGGTGAACCGGAACACCAGCACTTCGACTTCCGGTTCTTGTTCCGCACGACTTCCGCGGTCGGCGAGTTGCAAGAAGCGGAAGTGACCGGGGCGGATTGGTTCCCGGTGGACACGCTGCCGGGGCAAGGTCTCCGGGAACGGGTTCGGGCGGCAGTGGCATCGCGGAACAGCTAG
- a CDS encoding PCC domain-containing protein — MSLPFARPELLRHPGPADARRVEAHRAHALRHVQHLTPGSSILDALWEPLERTGRTAGKAELVGGTFGRVRYCIPAQCPDGSRVATFSEPFDVGAPVRLVMASATIGVRDGGKWMHCHALWVDADGVVRAGHLLPETTIGGPPPRAVIDALSGVRLESAPDAETNLPIFHHRAEGAAAVQTPAGRRKVLVARIKPNEDIVQAVEKLCLAEDFRAALVRASVGSLVGARLRVGDRVIAVPGPAVEVIALIGEVRTDARGVPTATLTATLVGESGQVYGGELVSGANPVAITYELCLEPIRADDEAR; from the coding sequence ATGAGCCTGCCATTTGCCCGCCCGGAGCTGTTGCGCCACCCGGGCCCGGCGGATGCCCGGCGCGTCGAGGCTCACCGCGCCCACGCCCTGCGCCACGTCCAGCACCTCACCCCGGGTTCGTCCATTTTGGACGCACTGTGGGAACCGCTGGAGCGAACCGGCCGAACGGCGGGCAAAGCCGAACTCGTCGGCGGCACTTTCGGGCGGGTGCGCTACTGCATTCCCGCCCAGTGCCCGGACGGCAGCCGAGTCGCGACGTTCTCCGAACCGTTCGACGTCGGGGCGCCGGTGCGGCTGGTGATGGCTTCGGCGACCATCGGTGTCCGCGACGGCGGCAAGTGGATGCACTGCCACGCGTTGTGGGTGGACGCCGACGGCGTTGTGCGCGCCGGTCATCTGCTACCGGAAACGACGATCGGCGGGCCGCCACCCCGAGCGGTGATCGATGCGTTGTCCGGGGTGCGCTTGGAGTCCGCACCGGACGCCGAGACGAACCTGCCGATCTTCCACCACCGCGCGGAAGGAGCCGCAGCTGTGCAGACCCCTGCCGGGAGGCGAAAAGTACTGGTCGCCCGGATCAAACCGAATGAGGACATCGTGCAGGCGGTGGAAAAGCTGTGCCTGGCCGAGGATTTCCGCGCGGCCCTGGTGCGGGCCAGCGTCGGAAGCCTGGTCGGTGCGCGGCTGCGGGTCGGCGACCGCGTCATCGCGGTGCCGGGCCCGGCGGTGGAGGTGATCGCCCTGATCGGCGAGGTCCGCACCGACGCGCGCGGCGTGCCGACAGCGACCCTGACCGCGACGCTCGTCGGCGAGTCCGGGCAGGTGTACGGGGGCGAGCTGGTCTCCGGCGCGAATCCGGTGGCCATCACCTACGAACTATGCCTGGAGCCGATCCGGGCCGATGATGAGGCGAGGTGA